From Mesorhizobium sp. Pch-S:
AGCCGCTGCGCGACTTTCAATGAGCGCTGCCGGAGTTCGGCATAGTTCGAACGCACGATCGGCCCTTCGCAGGAGCGCGAAACGATTTCACGCTTGCCATGCTGGATAGCCGCATTGTCCAGGATCTTGTGGCACAGCAAGGGCCATTGCTGCATCAGTCCGAGCATCGTGTTCCTCCTCATCTTATGTTTTTTCCGCATTCTGTAAGGAACGCCGAGAAAGTCCAGACTGCCGCAAGGTCAGAAAGACCCTTTGTACGCGCATCGCGCGGCGAATCTGCAACCAACCATTGTCAAGCCGACCAAAGTCTGCATAGTTTCAGATTGGCGGGACGTGGCAGGCGAGATGGATGAGGTTCGCGATGGACCCGCAGATCGACGATGAAGCCCTTGAGACCGCGCTTGAAGAGAGCCTCGGCGAACTGACCCCGGTGGCCAAGGCCGTCTCCACGGAAGAATTCGCAACCGTTGTCGACGGCGCACTCGAAGCCGTCAGCGGCAAGCTTCTTTTCAGCATGTGCGTGCTGAATGAAGGCGCCGACGAGTACGTCGCAGCCGCCTCCGTCGGCGATGGCGAGAACCGCCAATATCTGCTGCTTTCGCTGCCGGCCAAGGGCGGTTCACTCAAGGTTGAAACCGCTTCCAAGAGCAGCAACCCCGCCGCCCGCATTGCCGAGGCCTATGCCGGGCTGATGGATGCGCTGAAGGTCGCGGCCTGATCCCCCAAGGGACGCGTTTTGTCAGCAGCCTGCTGGCGATAGCCATTGCCGGCCCTATATGGGAGCCAGCAACGGAGATCCCCGATGGACCAGAGAACCAACCCTGCTCCCGGTTTCATGCGCGATCCGGCTCACACCATCACCGTCAGACCGTTTGATGGCACGGTCACCGTCAGTTTCGGCCGCGAGGTGATCGCGAGCTCCGGCCGTGCCCAGCTGCTGCAGGAAGCAAGCTATAGGCCAGTGCTTTATGTACCGTTCGCCGACATCCGGTTCGAAGCGCTGTTGCCAAGCGACAGTTCGACCCACTGCCCCTTCAAAGGCGACGCCAGCTACTGGAGCGTCCATGCAGGCGGTGAAACCCGCAAGGACGTGATGTGGGCCTATCAGGCGCCCTATGACGAGATGCTCGTCATCAAGGATCATGGCGCGTTTTACCCTGATCGGGTCGAGATCGAAACGATCCCAGCCTAGCCAGCAGCTGCCGGAGGTGGTTTTTCAAGTCTCGACTGGTTGGA
This genomic window contains:
- a CDS encoding DUF427 domain-containing protein; protein product: MDQRTNPAPGFMRDPAHTITVRPFDGTVTVSFGREVIASSGRAQLLQEASYRPVLYVPFADIRFEALLPSDSSTHCPFKGDASYWSVHAGGETRKDVMWAYQAPYDEMLVIKDHGAFYPDRVEIETIPA